A genome region from Nycticebus coucang isolate mNycCou1 chromosome 22, mNycCou1.pri, whole genome shotgun sequence includes the following:
- the MPL gene encoding thrombopoietin receptor — protein MLSRALFMVTSCLLLAPQNLAQVTSQDVSLVALDSEPLNCFSRTFEDLTCFWDEEEAAPSGTYQLLYAYPGEMPRACPLNSQSVPPFGTRYVCQFPAQDEIRLFFPLHLWVKNVFLNQNKTERVLFVDSVGLPAPPSIIEARGGSQQGELQVSWEASAPEISEFLRHELRYSPKDSKNSTGPTVMQLMATETCCPTLQRPNSAPALDQPPCAQPTMPRQDGLKQTFPTTEVPSLTVMGGSCLISGLQPGRSYWLQLRSQPDGVSLRGSWGSWSSPVTVDLPADAVAIGLQCFTLDLNKVTCQWRQQDHASSQGFFYHSRVQCCFRDRYPIWQKCEEEEKTNTGLQTPQFSRCHFKSQNNTVIHVLVEVTTAQGAVHSYLGSPFWIHQAVLIPTPNLHWKEVSSGQLELEWQHPSSWAAQETCYQLRYTGEGHQDWKVLEPPLGAQGGTLELRPRSRYRLQLRARLNGPTYQGPWSSWSDPARVETASETAWISFVIALLLVMGLSALLGLLLLRWQFPAHYRRLRHALWPSLPDLHRVLGQYLRDTVALSPPKATVSDTYEEVEPSLLEILPKSSDRSPLPLCSSQTQMDYRGLQPSCLGTMPLSVCPPMAESGSCCTTHIANHSYLPLSCWQQP, from the exons ATGCTCTCCAGGGCCCTCTTCATGGTCACCTCCTGCCTTCTCCTGGCTCCCCAAAACCTGGCACAAGTCACCAGCCAAG ATGTCTCCTTAGTAGCCTTGGACTCAGAGCCCCTGAATTGTTTCTCCCGAACATTTGAGGATCTCACTTGCTTCTGGGATGAGGAAGAGGCAGCACCCAGTGGGACATACCAGCTGCTGTATGCCTACCCAGG GGAGATGCCCCGGGCCTGCCCCCTGAATTCCCAGAGTGTGCCCCCCTTTGGAACCAGATATGTGTGCCAGTTTCCTGCCCAGGATGAAATACGCCTCTTCTTTCCACTGCACCTCTGGGTGAAGAATGTGTTCCTAAACCAGAATAAGACCGAGCGAGTGCTCTTTGTGGATAGTGTGG GCCTGCCAGCTCCCCCCAGTATCATTGAGGCCAGAGGTGGGAGCCAGCAAGGGGAACTTCAGGTCAGCTGGGAGGCCTCGGCTCCTGAAATCAGTGAATTCCTGAGGCATGAACTCCGCTACAGCCCCAAGGATTCCAAGAACTCCACTGGTCCCACAGTCATGCAGCTGATGGCCACAGAAACCTGCTGCCCCACTCTGCAGAGGCCAAACTCGGCCCCTGCTCTGGACCAGCCTCCATGTGCTCAGCCCACAATGCCCCGACAGGATGGACTCAAGCAGACTTTCCCAACTACAGAA GTTCCATCTCTGACAGTGATGGGAGGAAGCTGCCTCATCTCAGGGCTCCAGCCTGGCAGATCCTACTGGCTCCAGCTACGCAGCCAACCAGATGGGGTCTCCCTCCGTGGCTCCTGGGGATCCTGGTCCTCCCCTGTGACTGTGGACCTGCCTGCAGATGCAG TGGCAATTGGACTGCAATGCTTTACCTTGGACCTGAATAAAGTCACCTGTCAGTGGCGGCAACAGGACCATGCTAGCTCCCAAGGCTTTTTCTACCACAGCAGGGTGCAGTGTTGCTTCAGAGATAG GTACCCCATCTGGCAGAAGtgtgaagaggaagagaaaacaaatacaGGATTACAGACCCCCCAGTTCTCTCGCTGCCACTTCAAGTCACAAAATAACACTGTTATTCACGTTCTTGTGGAGGTGACCACAGCCCAGGGTGCTGTTCACAGCTACCTGGGATCCCCTTTTTGGATCCACCAGGCCG TGCTCATCCCCACCCCAAACTTGCACTGGAAGGAGGTCTCCAGTGGGCAACTGGAATTGGAGTGGCAGCACCCATCATCTTGGGCAGCTCAAGAGACCTGCTATCAACTCCGATATACAGGAGAAGGCCATCAGGACTGGAAG GTTCTGGAGCCGCCTCTCGGAGCCCAGGGAGGGACCCTGGAGCTGCGCCCGCGATCTCGCTACCGTTTACAGCTGCGCGCCAGGCTCAACGGCCCCACCTACCAAGGCCCCTGGAGCTCCTGGTCCGACCCAGCGAGGGTGGAGACCGCCTCGGAGACCG CCTGGATCTCCTTCGTGATTGCTCTGCTCCTCGTGATGGGCCTCAGCGCCCTTCTGGGACTGCTGTTGCTGAGGTGGCAGTTTCCTGCGCACTACAG gagactgaggcatgcCCTGTGGCCCTCACTTCCAGACCTGCACCGGGTCCTAGGCCAGTACCTTAGGGATACTGTGGCCCTGAGTCCG CCTAAGGCCACTGTCTCAGATACCTATGAAGAAGTGGAACCCAGCCTCCTGGAAATCCTACCTAAATCCTCAGACAGAAGCCCTTTGCCCCTGTGTTCCTCCCAGACCCAGATGGACTATCGAGGATTGCAGCCTTCTTGCCTGGGGACCATGCCCCTATCCGTGTGCCCACCCATGGCTGAGTCAGGGTCCTGCTGTACCACCCACATTGCCAACCATTCCTACCTACCACTAAGCTGTTGGCAGCAGCCCTGA